The nucleotide sequence TAGACAGTACCGAGGTGCTATGGTACAATAGCACCGGAGGTGAGCCCCATGAATGAGCACGTGGCGATGAACATCCGTCTCCCGAAAGACCTGTGGGAACGCCTGCGCCGCTACGCCTTCGAGCACCACCGCCGGCAGGCGGACGTGATCCGGGACGCACTGGCCCGGTTCTTGGACGCCGAGGAGAGAAAGGAGCGCAAACCGTGAGCATCACTCGACTTTCCGATGGGCGATTCCGGGTACGGGTTTACCTCGGATATGAAAAGGACGCCAAGGGGCGGGAGCGGCGCAAGCTCATCGACCGGATCTGCGCCAATGAGAAGGAAGCAAAGCGTCTAGAGGCCCAGCTTCGAGAGGAGCTTCGCCGCCAGGAGTACGTGCCGCCCACTCGCCTGACCGTCGCAGGCTTTCTCGACGAATGGCTGGAGAAGTCCGCCAAACCCTCTGTCAAGCGGCGCACCTATGAGCGGTACAAGCAATTGGTCGAAAAGCATCTGAAGCCCCACCTCGGAGCCCTGCGCCTCGAAAAGCTGGAGCCCCGTCACGTAGACGGAATGTTGGCCGATCTCTCCGGCAAGATCGCCGACCGCACCAGGCTTCACGTCTACCGGTGCCTGCACCGGGCCATGGAGGTGGCGGTGCGCTGGAGACTCGTCGGGCGCAACGTCTGCGACGCGGTAGAGCCCCCGAAGGCGGACGACCCGGAGATGGTCGTGCTCTCTGCCGAGGAGATCGATCGGCTGTTGCAGGCCGCCAAGGAGCACCACTACCACGGGACGGCAGACTCCCGGTTTTATTGCCTCTACTTGGCCGCCGTCTTCACCGGAATGCGAGAGGGAGAGCTATTCGGCCTGCGGTGGGAAGACCTCGACCTGGAAGAGGGCATCGCCCACGTTCGCCAGACGGTGGAACAGGGCGGGAAGCATCCGGTCTTCGGCACGCCCAAGAACCGCAAGCCTCGTGCCGTGCCCCTGCCCCCGGAAGTGACCGACGCCCTGAAAGCCTGGAAGGTGGAGCAGGAGATCGAGCGGGCCTTCTACGCCCAGGGCTACAGGGATTTCGGATTGGTCTTCACCCGGCCCAACGGTGAGCCACTTTCTCCGAGTGCGTTCGCCCACGGCCCCCACCAGGCCATCGTCGAAAAGGCGAAGCTGCCGAAGAGGCTTCGCTTCCATGACCTGCGCCATACCTTCGCAAGCCGGGCGCTGGCGGCGGGCGCCAACGTGCGGGCCATCTCCGAAATCCTGGGGCACCATGACCCCGGCTTCACACTGAGGGTTTACAGCCACGTGCTGGCAACGGACAAGGCCGAAGCATCCGAGAAGCTGGCGAATTACCTTCGCTCCTCGCCCAAAAAGCAGGAGCCGGGCCGCTAGTGTCTGCTCCCGGCTCCGCCCATGACCCTCGGGAGCCCCGCCCTGTCCCCTTGTAGGCGGGGCTCCTGGCTCATTGGTGGGGAGATTGGTGGGGTCAGATCGCTCTGGTGTCCCCACCAGTAACCTCGCAAAGTGGCGGAGGGGGTGGGGTTTGAACCCACGGAGGGGCTAGGCCCCTCAACGGTTTTCAAGACCGCCTCTTTCGCCCGCTCAGACACCCCTCCGCGCCGGCGCTGCCGCGGCCCGGGGCAGGTCCAACGGCAGTGCCCCCATTATAGCACACGGGGGGAGACCGCCTTCTCTGCTGCCAGAGAGGCGAGGAGCTGGCGTACGTCCCGCTCGATCTCGTCACGCACGGCGCGGAAGACGGCCAGCACGTCCGCTTCGCTGCCCCGCGCCGCTGCGGGATCCGGCAGGGGCCAGTGGTACGAGCGCGTCCCCGGGGGGAGCACCGGGCAGCGATCCCTGGCATCGCCGCACAGGGTGACCACGACGTCGGCCCACCGGATGTCCTCCATCGACAACAGCTTGGAGCGCTGCTGGGAGATGTCGATCCCCACCTCGGCCATCGCCCTGACCGCGTACGGGTGGAGGCCCTTCGGCTCGAGGCCGGCGGAGCGGGCCTCGGCGATGCCCTCCCCGAGCGCCCGCCCGAAACCTTCGGCCATCTGGCTCCGGGCGGAGTTGCCCGTGCACACGAAAAGGATCCGCACCCTGGGCTCCTCGGGAACGGGACTCGCGAAAGGGGACGGAGCCGGGCCAGACTGCAGCCTATCCGCCGACACGCCCATTCCCCCTTCTCGCGTTACGAGTAGCGCTCCCGTATTACGGCATCGTTGCCGTGACGTAACGAAGGGATGGACGACGCGCCGGCCGGCAGGCACGCCGACGGCCGCACTCGACTCATGTCGACACGTCCCCGTTGACACCGTGGCGGGCGTTGGCTACCCTGCGAGGGAGGCTGGAGGGCATGGGTCCATGAACGAGGCGGCGCTGGCAGCCATCGACGACGCGTGGAGCCGGACTGGCAGGCGGGTGCGGCTGCGCCTGCTGCGCGAGTCGGACCTGCCCAAGCGGCTCGAGATGACCAACGATCCGCAGGTGCAGATCGAAACGCTCGGCATGACCGTCGGAGAGCGGACGCCTTACGATATCCGCAGCTGGTTCAAGACCCTCTCCCACGACCCTTCCAGCCGGCAGATCGCGGTCGAGGACGCGCAGGGCCGTTACGTGGGCGACTTCGACCTCCACAGCCTCGACGCGCGCCAGGACGAGGGCTGGGTGGAGCCGTTCTTCGGGGACAAAGAGGTGAGGGACCAGGGCCAGCAGGCCGTGGCCCACCTCCTGACCGACGCGTTCGAGACGCTGCTTGCCTATCTCTTCGACGAGATGCGGCTTTCCCGAGTCATGGTGGAGTGCCTGAGCACCCACCCGGTCCTGCTCCAGGTGCTGCACGATCTGGGCTTTTCGGATGTCGGCCGCATCGACCACATGAACGGCGTCATCTCCCACGTCATGGAGCTGCGACGCGACGCCCGCCGCGTTCCGCCTACGACCTTACCTGGAGGATCCAGAAGATGGTAGCCTGGTCCCACCCCACGTCCCAGGGAACCGCGTTGCGGTCGGCGGTGTGAGAGTTGACCACGATATAACCCCGGAAATCCCGGCCGACCACCGGCGCGAAGTGGACGAGCCGCCCCTTCTCCTGATACCCGATCAGGTCTCCCGGCTCGAGCTCGTTGACGGCGCCCTTCGGGTGGCGGTCGGTGGCCTTGACCACGTCGGCGAATCGCCCCCTGGCGATGAGCTTGGCCCTCCCGGTGGCGAGCAGGTGATCCAGCAGGCTCAAGGTCTGGACCCACGCCCGGCTACCGCCCGAACCCTTGCGGTAGTACCAGGAGTGGTCCATCGGCAGGCCTCCCGCATGGAGCACCTGGGAGGCGAAGTTGGTGCAGTCGCCGCCGATGTCCGTGTAGTCGATGTACTCGGCGTTGTACCGCCCTCCGTTGCCGCAGCCCCACGCAGCGCCGCAGTACGTGCGAGCGTAGCGGGCCGCCGCCTCCCGGTCGTAACCCTGCCGCGGCCGGCCCGACCCGGCCGCCAGGCTGACGAACCGGCCCACCTCCCCGGGGATCCCGCTCACCAGCTGCCACGCCCGGGCCAGGAGGGTGGGAGCCGGTTCGCCCAGGGAACGCACCTGCTCCAGCAAGCCGAACGCCGCGAGCTGGTCGTCTCCGGGCGGCGAACAGGTGGCACCCCCCAGGGCTTGCGCTCTCGCCAGCGGCTCGAGGAACCCACCCGAGGCGGCCACGTCGGCCGGCGTCACCTCTGGGACGAGGCTGTCCTCGTCCAGGGGGTCGGTGTACCAGTCGCGGCGGATCACCCACCGACCGCCCTGCTCTACCAGCTGCATCGCGTGCCGGGTGCCGATGCCAAACAGGTGCTTCTCGAGGGTAGGGTCCCCCCGGTAGACGTATCCCAAGCGGGTCGACTGGAGCAGGCTCACCCACGCTTCGTCCTTGCCCAACCGTACGTTCGTGACCCGTACGCCCGAGCTGGCGCTCACCAGGTCGATCTGGCGCTTCTCCGCCCACGCCCGCAGGTAGCGCAGCCTGCGCTGCTCGTGCTCCAGCGCCCATCGCCCGTAGACCGACGACCGGTCGTAATGGGGGGCCAGGGCCCCGTCGTCGAAGCGGATCAGAGCCTGAGCCCGTTCGTCAAGCAACCGGTTGACGAGCGCAACGATCTCCCCCTTGGGATCCGGGGTCGCCCGTGCAGGGGGATGCCGGCGAAAGACGTAGCGCCCTACCGCGGCAACGCCCAGCACGACCAGCAGCCCCACCACGAGACGGCGCGCGCGTACGGTAGCGACCCACATGCGCATGGAACCCTCCCGCACCGTAGCCTCCACGTGACTCAAGGGACGGTATGCACGGGAGTCCCGTCCCCATTCGACCGGGGCCGGGGCGAGGGAGCGCGGCCGGAGGCCTTTCTCCTGCGCTTGGTCATGGCCGTCGAGGCCCGGCACATAGCCTGCCGGGGAGAGGGCGGCGCCGGGCCTCGCCTCCCAGGCTACGGGCCGCCAGGCAGAGGATGGGGAAGTCGTTGGTTTCGGTGCTGCTGGCGCTCCTGGGTGCGGTCTTGTGGGGGCTGGCCCCCATCGCCGGCAAGGTCGGGCTGGCGAGCGTGGACGCGCTGGCGGCCCTTGCCCTTCGAACCCTCATGGCGTCGGCCCTGATCTTGGGGTTCGTCCTGGGAGCGGGCGGGTGGCACTACCTGGAACGGGTCCCGGCGCGGGCGTGGTTGCCCATCGGGGTCGAGGCGGTGCTGGCCGCTCTCGTGGGCGATCTGGCCTACTACCTGGCCCTCAAGTACGGCCAGGCCTCCACTGTCGCACTGGTCATGGCAATTTCTCCCCTCGTCACGCTCGTGAGCGCGCACCTCCTCCTGGAAGAGCCGATCACGCGCCTCCAGCTGGCCGGTGCGATCTTGATCGTGGTGGGTGTCTTCCTGGTGGGCGCTCAGGCTCGCTGAGGCGCGGGAGCAGGATGGCGTGGCAGCGGACGGAAGGGCCACGCCTCGTCCCATCGAAACCCGTCACGAGGCGGCTCGCTTCACAGGGGAGGGACCCGGGGTGCCGGACGTTGTCGTCGTCGGAGAAGCCCTCATCGACATGGTGTCGGATCGGCCCGGGGTCTCGATCGGCGAGGCTCCGGGGTTTCGGAAGTGCCCGGGCGGCGCGCCTGCCAACGTGGCCGTAGGGCTGGCCCGCCTGGGGGCATCGGTGGGGTTCGTCGGCGTGGTGGGAGACGACCCCTTCGGGCGGTATCTCAAGGCCTTCCTCCGGCAAAACGGCGTGGACGTGACGTACATGCGTGTCACCAAGGAGGCGCTCACCACCCTGGCCTTCGTCGCGCTGGGGCCGCGGGGTGAGACCGAGTTTTCTTTCTACCGCAGGCCCGGCGCGGACACTCTGGTGAGCCCGGAGGACCTCTCTCCCGCCTACCTGGCATCGGCACGGCTGTTCCATTTCGGCACCGTCAGCATGGCAGAGCAGCCGTCGCAGTCGGCGGTGTGGGCAGGCATCGAGAGGGCCGCCGCTGCGGGCCTCTCGATCTCCCTGGACGTCAATTACCGCCCCGCGCTCTGGGCCGATCCGGCGCAAGCGCTGGTACTGACGCGCCGTGCCCTCGAGGCAGTTCATCTGCTCAAGACCAGCGGCGACGAGTTGGAGATGTTGAGCGGCTCCCGGGACGAGGCAGGCGCTCGCAGGCTGCTCGACGACTACTCCCGGCTTTCGCTCGTCGTCGTCACCGAAGGGCCGCAGGGCAGCTGGGCGGTGACCCGCGGCGGAGCGGTGGCCCGAGCGGCTGCCTTCGAGGTCGAGGCGGTGGACACGACCGGCGCAGGAGATGCGTTTTGGGCGGCGGCGCTATGGCAGTTGCTCGGCCTGGCCCGCCGCGCCGGCCGTTCTCCGAAAGAGGTGGCCGCGGCGCTGGATGCCCCCGCGCTCCGGCGCCTGCTCGCCACCGCCAACGCGGCCGGCGCCCTGACGGTACAGGTCCAGGGCGCGATGACGGCCCTGCCGACCCGGGAGGAGTTGGATCGGTTCACGGCTCGTATAGCATCTTGACGGTCATGCCGCCGTCGAGCACGACGTTGGCTCCCGTCATGAAGCCGGCGTCGTCGGAGACCAGGAAGAGGCATGCTGCCGCTACGTCCTCGGGCCTGCCCACCCTGCCTACGGGGTGCTGGGCGTGGTCGACGTGGCGCAGTTCGGGCGAGCGGCGACGGTCTCGCCGGCGCCACAACGAGGTCTCGATCCATCCCGGGCTGATGCAGTTGACGCGCACGTGCGGCCCCAGGGTGATGGCCAGCGCGTGGGTAAGCGCCACGAGGCCGCCTTTGGAGGCCGAGTAAGGCTCGGTATTGGGCTCCGACATGAAGGCCCGGGTCGACGCGATGTTGACGATGGAGCCTCGTGCCCGCCGCAGATGGGGCGCCGAGGCCTGAGCGAGGATGAACGGCGCCCGGAGGTTGACGGCCAGCACCCGGTCCCACTGCTCGACCGTGATCTCCTCGAACGGCGCGTGGATGCCGATGCCCGCGTTGTTGACCAGGATGTCCAGGCGGTGCCACCGCGCCAGTGCCTGATCGACGGCCCGGCGGGCCTGCGCCGGATCCCCGACGTCGGCCACCACGGCCATGGCGTCCACGCCGTGCTCCCGCAACTCCGCCTCGGCGTCTTTGGCTGAATCGGCGTCGATCTCGACGACGGCCACCGCCGCGCCGGCCTCCCCGAGCCTCATTGCGATCGCCCGCCCGATGCCTTCTCCGGCCCCCGTGACGAGGGCCAGTTTGCCTCGCAACGACGTGCTCACGCCTCACCTCCCGCAGCTGCACCCCGACCGGTGGCGCGCGCTATCTGCCCGGTACCGACAGGGGATCAAACGGCGCGCCGGACACGCTGCGCGCGGCTGCGGCCCTCGCCGCACTCAGGTGGCCGCCTTGTAGCAAGGCTGACAGAGGATCTCGCAGTTGCTGGCCGTGGCCGGTCTGGCGGGGTCATAGGGGCGGGCCTCCCAGCCCCCGGGCCCGTCGTGGCCCCGTAACTCCCACTGCAGGCGCTTGGGGCACCGGACCGGATGGCCGTGCCCGCTGCGGGTGCACTCGCACCGGGCCCCCGCCCGGCGAAACGCCTGCTCCACGACAGCCTCGGGAAACGCCTCGACCATGGGAGGCACCCCCTCCGGCCTGCTTTGCTCCCCTCCTACGGGTTCGCCGGCCGGAAGAGGCCTCCTGCTGCGCTCTGCCGCCTCTCCGCGTGCCGTACGCAGCGGGGGGCGCGGGCGCGCCGGCGCATTCAACACGGGGAGGCATACGAGCTAGATTCCAATACGATTACGCGCTGATCCGGCGAGGCACGGCGGCGATGCACTTGAACGAAGCGGGCCGCGTATTCGTCACGTCTGGCGCGTAGCGCAGGATGGCTCTCGTGCAGGACTCGTCGCACGACTGTCGAAGTCCCGGCCGTTCCAAGGAGACGGAGGCGAGTACGAGGTATGGGCGGGTTGACGCTGACACCGTTCGAAACGGGCGCACTGTGGGTCGTGCTTCTCGTGGCGGTCGCCGGTCTCGCCTACGCAGCCTTCCTCAGATCCCAGGTGATGCGGGAGGAGACGGGCACCGCCAGGATGCGGGAGGTATGGGACGCCATCCGCCAGGGCGCCGACGCCTACCTGCGCCGGCAGCTCGGGACCATCCTGCCTTTCATCGGCGTCTTGACGGTGCTGCTCTTCTTGAGCGTTTACGTGGTGCCGCCGAGCCCGCAGGCAGTCGAGCGGTTCGCCGGGTACGATCCCGGGACCGTCCGGCTCATCGTGGGGCTGGGGCGGGCCATCGCGTTCATCATGGGCGCGGTCTTCTCCTTGCTCGTAGGGCAGCTTGGCATGCGGATGGCGGTGCAAGGCAACATCCGGGTGGCGGCCGCGGCGCGCTCGAGCTTCGATCGGGCGCTGCGGATCGCCTACCGTAGCGGCACCGTCACCGGGATGTTGACCGACGGGCTGGGGCTCCTGGGTGGCACGGTGATCTTCATGTACTTCGGCAAGGCAGCCCCTGACGCCTTGCTCGGGTTCGGCTTCGGCGGTACGCTCCTGGCGCTGTTCATGCGGGTGGGCGGTGGGATTTACACCAAGGCTGCAGACGTGGGGGCCGACCTGGTCGGCAAGGTGGAGAAGGACATCCCCGAGGACGACCCCCGCAACGCCGCCGTCATCGCCGACCTCGTGGGCGACAACGTGGGCGACTGCGCCGGGATGGCGGCAGACATCTTCGAGTCCTACGAGGTGACCATCGTTTCCGGCTTGATCTTGGGCCTTACGCTTGTTCACCTGACAGGCGACATCAAGTGGATCATCTTCCCGCTGTTGGTGCGGGCCATCGGCGTGTTCGCCTCGATCGTGGGCACGTACCGGGTACGGGGGCACTCGGACGAGCGGGGCGACGCAATGGGCGCCATCAACCGGGGGTTTTATACTTCGGCGGCGGTCTCCATCGTGGGCTTCGCGCTGGTGGCGGCGTTTTACATGCACGAGTGGCGGGCGTTTGCCTCGGTGGTGGCCGGTGTGATCCTGGCCATCGTCATCGATGAGCTGACCCGCTACTTCACCGACGGCCGCTACGCCCCCGTACGAGAGATCCAGCGCAGCACCGACGGCGGGCCGGCGACGACCATCATCACAGGCCTGGCGGTGGGGTACGAGTCGACCGTCTGGGCGGTGCTGGTCATCGGAGCCACCATCCTGAGCGCCATCGCCATCTACTGGAGCTATCCGGTGGCCTCGCTGGCGGACAAGGTCCACTACATCCTCTACGGCGTGGCGATGACAGGCATCGGCATGCTGACGCTGACGGGCAACAACGTGGCGATGGACTCCTATGGCCCCATCTCCGATAACGCCAACGGCATCGGGGAGATGGCAGGCCTCGAGCCCAAGGCCCGGCAGATCATGGCCGACCTCGACGCCGTCGGCAACACCACGAAGGCCATCACCAAGGGCGTCGCCATCGGATCGGCCGTCATCGCGGCGGTGTCGCTGTTCGGTTCGTTCGTGGCGGACGTCAGCATGATCGACCCGCAGGCGCTGGCCAACGGCATCCGGGTCTCGGAGCCCATGGTCTTTGTCGGGCTGCTCATCGGAGGGTCGGTGCCGTGGCTGTTCTCCTCGCTCTCCATCAAGGCGGTGGGCCGGGCAGCGGGCCTCATCGTGCAGGAGGTGCGCCGGCAGTTTCGCATCCCCGGCATCATGGAGGGCACCGTCAAGCCTGACTACGCCAGGGCCGTGCAGATCTCGACCGTGGCAGCGCAAAAGGAGCTCGTCAGCCTTGC is from Limnochorda sp. L945t and encodes:
- a CDS encoding SDR family NAD(P)-dependent oxidoreductase encodes the protein MSTSLRGKLALVTGAGEGIGRAIAMRLGEAGAAVAVVEIDADSAKDAEAELREHGVDAMAVVADVGDPAQARRAVDQALARWHRLDILVNNAGIGIHAPFEEITVEQWDRVLAVNLRAPFILAQASAPHLRRARGSIVNIASTRAFMSEPNTEPYSASKGGLVALTHALAITLGPHVRVNCISPGWIETSLWRRRDRRRSPELRHVDHAQHPVGRVGRPEDVAAACLFLVSDDAGFMTGANVVLDGGMTVKMLYEP
- a CDS encoding tyrosine-type recombinase/integrase; translated protein: MSITRLSDGRFRVRVYLGYEKDAKGRERRKLIDRICANEKEAKRLEAQLREELRRQEYVPPTRLTVAGFLDEWLEKSAKPSVKRRTYERYKQLVEKHLKPHLGALRLEKLEPRHVDGMLADLSGKIADRTRLHVYRCLHRAMEVAVRWRLVGRNVCDAVEPPKADDPEMVVLSAEEIDRLLQAAKEHHYHGTADSRFYCLYLAAVFTGMREGELFGLRWEDLDLEEGIAHVRQTVEQGGKHPVFGTPKNRKPRAVPLPPEVTDALKAWKVEQEIERAFYAQGYRDFGLVFTRPNGEPLSPSAFAHGPHQAIVEKAKLPKRLRFHDLRHTFASRALAAGANVRAISEILGHHDPGFTLRVYSHVLATDKAEASEKLANYLRSSPKKQEPGR
- a CDS encoding arsenate reductase ArsC is translated as MRILFVCTGNSARSQMAEGFGRALGEGIAEARSAGLEPKGLHPYAVRAMAEVGIDISQQRSKLLSMEDIRWADVVVTLCGDARDRCPVLPPGTRSYHWPLPDPAAARGSEADVLAVFRAVRDEIERDVRQLLASLAAEKAVSPRVL
- a CDS encoding carbohydrate kinase family protein; protein product: MPDVVVVGEALIDMVSDRPGVSIGEAPGFRKCPGGAPANVAVGLARLGASVGFVGVVGDDPFGRYLKAFLRQNGVDVTYMRVTKEALTTLAFVALGPRGETEFSFYRRPGADTLVSPEDLSPAYLASARLFHFGTVSMAEQPSQSAVWAGIERAAAAGLSISLDVNYRPALWADPAQALVLTRRALEAVHLLKTSGDELEMLSGSRDEAGARRLLDDYSRLSLVVVTEGPQGSWAVTRGGAVARAAAFEVEAVDTTGAGDAFWAAALWQLLGLARRAGRSPKEVAAALDAPALRRLLATANAAGALTVQVQGAMTALPTREELDRFTARIAS
- a CDS encoding sodium-translocating pyrophosphatase; this encodes MGGLTLTPFETGALWVVLLVAVAGLAYAAFLRSQVMREETGTARMREVWDAIRQGADAYLRRQLGTILPFIGVLTVLLFLSVYVVPPSPQAVERFAGYDPGTVRLIVGLGRAIAFIMGAVFSLLVGQLGMRMAVQGNIRVAAAARSSFDRALRIAYRSGTVTGMLTDGLGLLGGTVIFMYFGKAAPDALLGFGFGGTLLALFMRVGGGIYTKAADVGADLVGKVEKDIPEDDPRNAAVIADLVGDNVGDCAGMAADIFESYEVTIVSGLILGLTLVHLTGDIKWIIFPLLVRAIGVFASIVGTYRVRGHSDERGDAMGAINRGFYTSAAVSIVGFALVAAFYMHEWRAFASVVAGVILAIVIDELTRYFTDGRYAPVREIQRSTDGGPATTIITGLAVGYESTVWAVLVIGATILSAIAIYWSYPVASLADKVHYILYGVAMTGIGMLTLTGNNVAMDSYGPISDNANGIGEMAGLEPKARQIMADLDAVGNTTKAITKGVAIGSAVIAAVSLFGSFVADVSMIDPQALANGIRVSEPMVFVGLLIGGSVPWLFSSLSIKAVGRAAGLIVQEVRRQFRIPGIMEGTVKPDYARAVQISTVAAQKELVSLATLAVMGPIVVGLALGVEALGGFLAGAILSGQLLAVFMANAGGAWDNAKKLIEDEPRDLARNTGKGSERHKAGVVGDTVGDPLKDTAGPALNPMIKVVNLVSLIIAPIIVRYQGISLGTGLVIVLALAAVAWAIRTSKREAPAFGAVGAEQVAASASGSTPPGGLAG
- a CDS encoding GNAT family N-acetyltransferase, which encodes MNEAALAAIDDAWSRTGRRVRLRLLRESDLPKRLEMTNDPQVQIETLGMTVGERTPYDIRSWFKTLSHDPSSRQIAVEDAQGRYVGDFDLHSLDARQDEGWVEPFFGDKEVRDQGQQAVAHLLTDAFETLLAYLFDEMRLSRVMVECLSTHPVLLQVLHDLGFSDVGRIDHMNGVISHVMELRRDARRVPPTTLPGGSRRW
- a CDS encoding amidase domain-containing protein, encoding MWVATVRARRLVVGLLVVLGVAAVGRYVFRRHPPARATPDPKGEIVALVNRLLDERAQALIRFDDGALAPHYDRSSVYGRWALEHEQRRLRYLRAWAEKRQIDLVSASSGVRVTNVRLGKDEAWVSLLQSTRLGYVYRGDPTLEKHLFGIGTRHAMQLVEQGGRWVIRRDWYTDPLDEDSLVPEVTPADVAASGGFLEPLARAQALGGATCSPPGDDQLAAFGLLEQVRSLGEPAPTLLARAWQLVSGIPGEVGRFVSLAAGSGRPRQGYDREAAARYARTYCGAAWGCGNGGRYNAEYIDYTDIGGDCTNFASQVLHAGGLPMDHSWYYRKGSGGSRAWVQTLSLLDHLLATGRAKLIARGRFADVVKATDRHPKGAVNELEPGDLIGYQEKGRLVHFAPVVGRDFRGYIVVNSHTADRNAVPWDVGWDQATIFWILQVRS
- a CDS encoding EamA family transporter codes for the protein MLLALLGAVLWGLAPIAGKVGLASVDALAALALRTLMASALILGFVLGAGGWHYLERVPARAWLPIGVEAVLAALVGDLAYYLALKYGQASTVALVMAISPLVTLVSAHLLLEEPITRLQLAGAILIVVGVFLVGAQAR